From the genome of Corallococcus macrosporus DSM 14697:
GGCACCACCACGAGGCGCATGGCCCCGGGCACCATCACCACGAGCACCACGGCCACGAGCACGGCGAGCACGGGCATCACCACCATCACCCCCCCCCGCACGGCCATGACCAGGGGCCCGTGGCGGAGCACAAGGCGCGAGCGCCCGTCCACGTCAGCACCTTCATCGTGACGTGCTCGGACAGCCGTGACGCGGCGCGCGACGAGAGCGGCCGGGTGCTGCGCGAGGGCCTGGAGGCGGCGGGCCATGGCATCGCCGGCGCCGTGGTGGTGAAGGATGACCCGGAGGCCATTCGCGGCGCGCTGGAGGCCGCGCGCGAGACGGGGGCCCGGGCCGTGCTGTTCACCGGGGGCACCGGGATTGGCAGGCGGGACTGCACCGTGGAGACGCTGCGCCCGCTGTTCGAGAAGGAGCTGCCCGGCTTCGGCGAGCTCTTCCGGATGTTGTCGTACCGCCAGGTGGGAAGCGCGGCGATGATGTCCCG
Proteins encoded in this window:
- a CDS encoding MogA/MoaB family molybdenum cofactor biosynthesis protein, encoding MAEHKARAPVHVSTFIVTCSDSRDAARDESGRVLREGLEAAGHGIAGAVVVKDDPEAIRGALEAARETGARAVLFTGGTGIGRRDCTVETLRPLFEKELPGFGELFRMLSYRQVGSAAMMSRATAGTYQGMILFALPGSPKAVRLALEALILPELGHAVRELSR